The following DNA comes from Candidatus Binatia bacterium.
GGCCGTTGAAAACGCCCATATGCTTCGTTGCGCTCGGTCCGCATCGCGTCAACGTACTGGAGTAAGTACGCCTCCGCTCGCGGACCTTCGCGCGCCTCGCCTCTGGGACGTTTTGACCGGCCTGTGATTAGGACTACTAAGATCCTCGGACAAAACGTCCTTAGGTTTGCCGTGCGAAACCGTTTGTGATACCTGCAAGGCCATGGAACCGAACGTAGAAGAGCTGCGGCGCGCGATACGCGATATCCCCGACTTCCCCAAGCCCGGAATCGTTTTTAAAGACATCACTCCGCTGCTGGGCAATGGACGGCTTTTCAGCCGCACGATCGACATTCTGGCCGATCGATATCAAGGCAAGTCGGTGGACACGGTGTTGGGCATCGAATCGCGCGGCTTCATCGTCGGCGCCGCGCTCGCCTACAGGCTCGGCGCCGGCTTTTGCATCGTGCGCAAGCCGGGGAAGTTGCCTTACCATACGCACCGCGCGAGCTATCAGCTCGAATACGGCGCCGACACGCTGGAGATTCACCGCGACGCCATCAAGCCCGGCGGCCGGGTGGTGATCGCCGACGACCTGATCGC
Coding sequences within:
- a CDS encoding adenine phosphoribosyltransferase produces the protein MEPNVEELRRAIRDIPDFPKPGIVFKDITPLLGNGRLFSRTIDILADRYQGKSVDTVLGIESRGFIVGAALAYRLGAGFCIVRKPGKLPYHTHRASYQLEYGADTLEIHRDAIKPGGRVVIADDLIA